A window of Oryza glaberrima chromosome 2, OglaRS2, whole genome shotgun sequence genomic DNA:
aAATGTACTCCCTGTTCTGCAGTGTGCAGACTCAATGCATGTGTCAATGTGGATCAGAATAATATTATATTGAGCAGTACATGAAGAAGTAACGTAACCCTACAATTAACAAAATGTACTGACGCAACACCTGTGCAGGCAACATAGTTTGGAATAAAGCCATAATTTTAGATAAAATATTTCAAGTGTATGTGATACATGAAAATAGTTGTGAGGTTGAAGTTGTGGGTacattttataaacttataCTAGCTAAAATTTGTGAGGTTGAAGTTTGGTCTAAAATTTGTGTATGACCGTCTAATGTAGCCTTTTCCTAAAAGAGAATTcttgttggaaaaaaaataaaaggttttATGCGTGGTGTGTGGTTATTTAATTACAAAACAACCTACTATATGTACgaatatgttttttctatcAGTATATATTTTTCCCAACAACTTAGCCTAGCTGCCAAAAACATACAACAAATATGTGCGCACCACTGTACTATAGTTGACATATGAACAGATAGATGCATGCTAGATAGTAATTGACAACGTACTTGGAACACAATCACTTGACATTACCCTTTGTCTTTATTGTGGACAAGCTCTGTGAGGGGATTTCAATATTATTTGTGTGTACTACGGGTCATGCTTCCTAAATAAAGTTAACTAGAATAAATTGCAGTAGTACTAATAGAATTATATTTTGTGCACGTAAAAAAGGTAGAGATACTTTATTAATCGTGAGGTGGTTGCAGGAAACCAACAATTTTTCATCGGTTTCAACCGACCAAATCATTGTCGTGTTTCTGTCATGACAAAGCCTTATGTCACCTACTGTTGTACATAGCTGGAGGACTAAATGTTTTTGTTAATCCTCTACAAAGTGGCTAGTGTTAATAACCAATATATATAGagagtgtgttttttttttcgaatataaagtgaattgtcTGCTTTTTCTAATCAGTTGTGGCTTTTAGTTTAAATTGATTGGTGCACAACTTAATATGCAATCAGATCCAAAGATCTCGAGATCAAATCCTGGTTAGCGCTCTATTCCACGCTAAAGGCTTGAGGAGGCCTCGCGTAAGGGTGCATGCAACTCAATATTCCACTATAGTAGTCTCCAATGACATTTTATGTGTTTTACCCCCATCATTATGCATTCCCTACTCCCCATGCATTGTACGTGTGCCGGCTTAATTTGAATGTGTCTATTTTTCACatgataattatttaaaaaCCATTGAAATGATATGATTTAAAaacaacaagaaacaaacgatAGACTGCACCATATGGTAAAATAATGTATTTGGGCTTTATTTGAAGTGTGATCGATCTGAGTTCGATCGACGACCCCCCCACGTACCAACAACcatatatatcgatatatatgAGCCAGAAAATAATGCTACAACAACTAAGTAAGGACGAAAACGGttttcctatatatatggaCCGCGGTTACGTTTGGACCACGCCAACAAAGTAACAACAACGACCAACGACCATTCATTCCGATGATCTACTTACTCCTATCTATCAGCCGCCACCCAATAATGAAGCtgcctgcatctgcatctgcatgcctTGCCCACGGTAAAAAAGACCAGGCTGCTGCTATTGCAgatttgcagcagcagcagcagcagatgcaaCGACGACCCAATGCAAATTAAACCTGGATATTTTCTGCCAATATTTACGCTCCCTTTCACCCTTGTTGACCCAGCTAGCTGCCAATTCAAAGCCATTCCAAACGCAAAAGGATACAGATGCGATGCGATGTGATGCGATGCGAACCGCGGATGGAAGGCGTGCAGATGGATATGGCACGCACGGTGatgatgaggaaaaaaaaaaaaaccctgctgctgctgctgctgcagccaaCGTCGGGAATTGTGCACATCGATCTCTCGCGCGTGGGGGGGCGTTTGCAGTgcaggcatgcatgcacagTGGCTATAAGCTACAGTAGATATTGTATAGCTATATACTCACCCTGCTGGCTTCTGGCTGATGCTGGAGCTTGCTGTTGGAGCCACCTCcaccattgctgctgctgccgccattGCCAAGGTACGGCGAGCTCAGAGCCTGGAGATCCATGACCATGAGATGGGTCGTCagagattatatatattaactaGAGTGAGAAATTTCGTTAATTAGGTTTAATGTAAGTGTGTAGTTATATGGTAGTAGTATTAGGTGGTACtctcctccgttccaaaaaaccTTGACCTCGTATTACGATGTGACGCATCCtactaatacaacgaatctagacataaagATTTTagtactaggttgatttttttttaactgaagcTAATTAAGaggggcaaaaaaaagaaaaagaaaagaaaagaaaaggtgtgTGATGGCTTGTGGCAGCACAGGGGAGGACAACGTGTGGCTGCTTTTGCGAAAAGGCAAAGCAAGCGTGAGCAAGCACTGTTTACATGAGATGAGCAGCAGGCAGGCTAAAAAGATTGCATcctggctctctctctctctctctctctctgaccatctgcatgcatgcatatgctgctGCATCGATCAGATCGACAAGCCAGTATAAACATAAACACACATGCACGGATGGACCGGGATTATATAGGTCTAGCTATGGCAACGCATGCACATATACTACATATGCAGCTTTAGTATCTGTAATATGCAAGAGAGAGCATGCATTGGTGCATAGTAGAGCCCTGCCTCTTTTTGTTTCAACCTGTCTAGCTCCTTCTTTGGCACATCAAATCACTGTATAATATTATTTACTCTATCAATGTACTATGCATCATTTCATGGAGCTAAGCTAAGCTCTGCAAGCTTGTAACCCTAGCTATGAAATGTTTCAATTAAGATGTTATTATGTCAAAGTATGTATACTTGCAATTAATGGAGCTGTCTCCAGaaagtatgtatatatgttgtgTCAAAAGTGAACAACGACCTGCCGCATGTACGAATGACAATAACCAAGAAACAAACACTTTATGATTCATggatactacttcctccgttttacaatgtaagtcattctagcatttttcacattcataataatgttaatgaatctaaaataattagattcattaacattattatgaatgtgaaaaatgctagaatgacttacattgtaaatcgGAGGAAGTAGCATTATTTGAGAGAACTAGCTGCTCTGCAGGTATGGGCACGCATgcatggaggagagagagatgatggagagaaatgagagggagagagaaagagctgGACCTCAATTTGACCGTGTAGGAATCTGATGTACCCAATGGCTTCAAGGAGTACAGACGCGGTGTCAGTCTGGCATAAAAGAGAGGTTAGCCCATGTCAGGATCtcttttttgtatttttctctGGAATATTGGATCTTCTTTTACTACTACATGACTGGTCATCACCCATCAGGGGTTAAAAACAAAGATACAAAAGTACTACTATCACCACAAGATACTCCTATTCTATAGAGAGTTTCATTCATTCCcctatatatattgatatatataacTTCCTTCTTCGGTAAAGTAGCTAAAGATAACTAATTAGGAGTATATATGATCATCAACGCATCAGATAATTCTCAGTAGAGTTTTCCCTCAAATTtcattaacttctattttgtcttttccttttgtttcactgaaatatatatttgtaattttatgaacaaaataaatgagacttaattatatatgtaggAACAGATCTTACTACTTAGAAATAAGAATAATTTACATTAatctaaatttatatatacattGATGTATTGGACTATAGTAATAATTAAGCCGGTGTGCCATACTCATGGGCACATACGTACTCTTTCCGTTTTCATATCCATTAGGTACAAGGTCTAATCATTCTCCGGATAATTACAGCTCATCTCAGAAGAGGCTAAATGAGGAACTACTTGACATTGTATATATGTGGTCATAGCACCTTATAATATTGTCTTATCCATTGTCTTTCCAACTGGTTTTTCTTGTATATATTCCTTACAGAAATAACCATCTGTTCGTTGAACACTTAGCATTTGTATAATTAAGAAACTTTACCAGATCAACGAACTCAGTTGTTATATTCTACTAGCCTAGTGACAATTATTCTCTTCCCATTGCTGAAATATAAAAGCTAAAGACTAATAACATGCATGTAGTGATATATATGTACCTTCCCAAATGGGGAGACAAGCTGGTGAAGGGCAGTTATTCTATCACCTAGCTTCTCCTTCCTCACCTGAAGAAAAAGCACAAGCAAAACATACTAATTAAGAACGCCATCATTTCCATCTCCAACCCCATCTCACCTTATCTCTTAACCTACAATGATTCCATGCCTGTCCGTTTCAGCAAGCAAACTATTGCTTCAGTGCTAGCTTAGATTGCTCTGATTGATTGGGCCATACTCATTGAgagatctagagagagagagagagagagagagagagtacctTAACTGTAGCTTGAGCCGGAGAGGGTTCTTGGGTCCTGGCCTTCTTGAAAGCTGCTCCAGATGCTGTGCTGATGCACTAGGAGAAACACAAAAGGATGGAGAGCAAAGTTACAAAACTTTCATacataactaattaattatcaaCATGGCTCCCTATCTTAACTGCTTCCAGGAGGAGTGAAACTTTCATGCATGGTTATCTACCCACACAAAGCTATTAGTATTGAATCTCTCTTTCTAACCATCCAAAAGGTGATGATGAGCTTCCTCAAAGAAAGACTTTTTCACCCACCCTCACTCCTCAGTAAATGATAAGCACCTAAAATAATCtatacacaaacaaaaattACCAGACTGATTATCTTGAATGATGATTGTCCCTACCTCACGTGGTGAAGTGTTGTTTGAGAACTCCAGCACGCCGTTGCTTCCAAGGGAGGTGGTAGAGGTGATGCAAGAAGACCTAGGGGAGGAAGCTTGCTGCTGCAAGGCGTTGTGGTGGGGGTGATGGCCATGGATGCCACCCCATGGAGAAGACGACGGCCTTGCAGCCACTGCCAATTGGGAAGCATCATCACTCGTGCTGCTCCCATGGCTAGTCGTGGTGGTGCTGTAGATGTTGTTGTAGCTGTTGCTCCCATGATCAGCttctgcagcagctgcagctggtgTAGTTGGTAACAGCACCTGGCCTTCCCAGTTCTTGTTGTACCCCTCTTCACCACTAGCCAATCCACCACTGGATGATCACAATATATATGACCATGTAAAGAGGGAGAGATGAGGTTTTTAGCACAATATTATTTCATGTAGCTGTTCAGAAGAATTCTAGAAACAGACCATTTCCAAGAACAATATCAAGTTAATCAATtacaaacatataaataaaaaaaagagagaatgtgtgtgtgtgaattaCAGTAAGATATGGTTCCATGAGTCCTGGAGATGTTGGCCGTGGCGGCTGCCGGTGTCGTGCcaaggcgcggcggcggtgcttgtCGTCGCAGTAGAAGGAAGAGGATAGTGATTCGAGAGCAGCAGGGAGGAGAAGGaatggaggggagaggaggaggaggagggagtagtggaggtggtggtggaggatggCAAGAAAAGAGAAGCCGGATTGTGAAGCTGCTcaacaaaggggggcctcaaaTTATTCACACTCCACCATCCATGGCCTTCCCCCATCTCCCCCACTAGAGCTGATGATTTGTGGAGGACTCCCCTATCCATATTCCCTCTCCCTTGATATGCTGATATGATCTTCCACCCAAGCAAGCTAGCTATACTAGCAACCAAGCAACAAGGTAGCACTCACttgatctctctttctctcactcactctctctctctagcttttGCTCACTCTCTCCACAGGCTCTCTCTCTCAGCTAGCTAGTGATCTCCTTTTACACCTTGAGGTCAAcctttagagagagagagagagagaggggaggaagaaagcATATGAGCCTTTGGAGGGAAGGGAATCTCTCATGGGCATAAGAACTTATTAGTGGAGGAGTGGAAGAAGCTTGAAAGAAGTCATGTGTtttattttgcctccctccctGTCCATCTCCACCTTTACTAGTTATCTTTTCCTTggctgccctttttttttctgctgctCTCCCTGGCatcccttttgtttttttgggcCTACTTTTGCTTTTGTGAAGAAATGGGTCAGTGAAAGGTGTGGAATTGCATCCAGGCTTTAAAGAATAGCCTTAACTAAAGGAAGATATGGAGGGTTTAAGCTTTTGGTTTTTGATTGGAGAGAGTACTATAACAAAGGCTGCAATAATaagcaatatatatacatggatgGGCCAACAAGGTCTGATTGATAGAGAAATTCTTGTTCATAAGTTAGGGCCTATTTAGATCCATTTGGAATGGCAAATAGCAAATGGCAAAGTTTtgatggcaaaagttttggcattgcaaaagtactagttggtgtttagatgcatgttaaagttttgccattctagcactaaagtgagagagagagagggagtggtcccaaagcactttttggcacaatttgctactatggactagcaaatgccaaatgccaaattgccaacttttgctactagtgtttagatccaaaatggcaaaaagtgctacaaaatggcaaaacttttgctattttggaggatctaaacagggccttattgTATGAGTACTGCATCTAACATAAAGTTTGTGATTTCCTAAAACTAGACACAGGCCTTGGTTGGTCAGTTTTTTTACACCATTTTTTGGAGCGGGTTTTTTATATGTGGGATTAGGATGGAAAGAGGAGAATGAATGTGTTTTTAAGATAGTagagaaaaacataaaatttgaTATCAATTTCTTTTGACACACAAAGTTCGGTCCTCATCTTGTTCTTATGATATATCTTGTGAAATTATGTTAGTGTATCTAAAAAGCCTCATGTTTAGTCCACGGACCAactattctaaaaaaaaaagactagctAGGGAGGGACATTCTTAACTTTTAAGTTGTGCTCTAAAAAATTAGCTATCAATGTGGACTATACCTAACACACCTTAATATATGCCTCAGATTTTTCTgctcataaaaataaatatattactcAAGCTTTACAACACATCTAATAATGAAGCTTTAAGAATTCCAGCATTTTTGTATGGTTTTTAAAATTAATCTGGGCAGTATATATGTCCATGCATGGGAACAAAATTGACCTAAATCCTAGCTAGAATCACACTCGATAtacgtactactactatatTCTATATGTATTACTCTTAATCGGCAATTCGATCGGCACCCGTTTAACCCATGTCTAAATTGTAGTACTCTGAAGTTCACCTCGTGATTAATTACTCCGAAGTTTCTTCGAGGCTAAGTTTAACCTGGCTGACATATCCATTCctagctaactagctagctcTACAGAGTTCAGACGGCCTGAACTTATCATCTTTTCTCGTCTTTCATGCACAACTGTTCTTTATATGGCTTTGTGCTTTCTTCCTAGCATTCCTCTCTTTTCTGCAGCTTAGGGATGCATAAACTAAAGGCCTCAAACACCGAGCCAATTTCTTGCGGATTTTAGGGATGGAA
This region includes:
- the LOC127763421 gene encoding transcription factor bHLH133-like is translated as MDRGVLHKSSALVGEMGEGHGWWSVNNLRPPFVEQLHNPASLFLPSSTTTSTTPSSSSSPLHSFSSLLLSNHYPLPSTATTSTAAAPWHDTGSRHGQHLQDSWNHILLGGLASGEEGYNKNWEGQVLLPTTPAAAAAEADHGSNSYNNIYSTTTTSHGSSTSDDASQLAVAARPSSSPWGGIHGHHPHHNALQQQASSPRSSCITSTTSLGSNGVLEFSNNTSPRECISTASGAAFKKARTQEPSPAQATVKVRKEKLGDRITALHQLVSPFGKTDTASVLLEAIGYIRFLHGQIEALSSPYLGNGGSSSNGGGGSNSKLQHQPEASRVQGERNSIFPEDPGQLLHDNAVKKRGQPDQDESCEEAKTMDLRSRGLCLVPVSCTVDVGVDAGPADYWAAPPAFGIGFGR